A single genomic interval of Hafnia alvei harbors:
- a CDS encoding FUSC family protein — translation MVNFSWLDWRNTPWAKANAAQWRYALRNAIAMCLALWVAFLLDLDDPYWAFTSAAVVSFPTVGGVISKSIGRIAGSLIGAAASVLIAGQTLNDPWLFTFYIAAWISLCTYVSNHYQNNVAYAFALAGYTAAIIAFSTAESTDTMQIFDIAQARVCEVITGILCGAFMMMILPSTSDGNNLVTSLRRMHQRLLEHATMVWHPETTPEMRTSHEGLIGQILTMNILRIQAFWSNHRMRSRNNVLNFLLHRQLRLTSVISSIRRMLVNWPERPEFLQDVLQDTLKELQDPNTNKYRLAKILSRIYPQDPSDYRLRTFYLRLRYFCWLYLQGSRWIRHIENSTPEDSFSPPKVHSIARHTDSMESGYNALRTFIVLIVGCGFWINTQWDAGSAALTITAITCVLYSTSASPMTSLSTLFKAMVLLSIGCYLAKFGLMIQIDDFWVFCAFLLPVLLTMQLIKLQNPKTAALWGQLIVFMGSFLLVTNPPEYDYSSFVNGNIAKICGVLLAAVAFQILRPSSDKRKSRRIVRALRLDFMDQISRHPQQDESQFESRIYHRISQLNQSKDELSRIWVLRWGVVLLNCSHIVWQLREWQTRSDPLSAVRDVCIHCLKGIMTEKGVQHESLDGTLAELLRISEVLSRHPDQSGRDLAGLVWRLYCSLSQLQQSVVSSVTSKP, via the coding sequence TTAGATCTGGATGACCCCTATTGGGCGTTTACGTCTGCCGCCGTAGTGAGTTTCCCTACCGTTGGCGGGGTTATCAGCAAGAGTATCGGCCGCATCGCGGGCAGCCTAATCGGCGCCGCAGCTTCCGTATTGATCGCAGGACAAACACTAAACGACCCTTGGTTATTTACTTTTTATATTGCGGCGTGGATTTCGCTTTGCACCTATGTCTCGAATCATTACCAAAATAACGTCGCCTACGCTTTTGCTTTAGCAGGTTATACCGCTGCGATCATCGCCTTCTCAACGGCAGAATCCACCGATACCATGCAAATTTTTGATATTGCACAGGCTCGCGTCTGCGAAGTGATCACAGGAATTCTGTGCGGTGCCTTTATGATGATGATTCTGCCGAGCACGTCCGATGGCAACAATCTCGTGACCTCGCTACGCAGAATGCATCAGCGTTTACTGGAACATGCCACCATGGTGTGGCATCCAGAAACAACACCAGAGATGCGGACATCCCATGAAGGTCTGATCGGCCAAATCCTGACCATGAATATCTTGCGTATTCAGGCATTCTGGAGCAACCACCGGATGCGAAGTCGCAATAATGTGCTCAATTTTTTACTGCATCGACAACTGCGGCTAACCAGCGTGATTTCCAGCATTCGTCGAATGCTGGTGAATTGGCCCGAACGTCCTGAATTCTTGCAGGATGTATTACAAGACACCCTAAAAGAGCTGCAGGATCCTAACACCAACAAATATCGTTTAGCCAAAATTCTCAGCCGCATTTATCCGCAGGATCCAAGCGATTATCGGCTACGCACGTTTTATCTGCGTCTACGTTATTTCTGCTGGCTCTATTTACAAGGCAGCCGGTGGATTCGCCACATCGAAAACTCAACCCCAGAAGATAGCTTTTCGCCGCCAAAAGTTCACAGTATCGCGCGGCATACGGATAGTATGGAGTCGGGCTACAATGCTTTGCGTACGTTTATTGTGCTCATCGTCGGCTGTGGATTCTGGATTAATACCCAATGGGATGCGGGCTCTGCGGCATTAACTATTACCGCAATTACCTGCGTGCTCTATTCCACGTCAGCCTCCCCTATGACCAGCCTAAGCACGTTATTCAAAGCGATGGTGTTGCTGTCCATTGGCTGCTATCTGGCAAAATTTGGGTTGATGATTCAAATCGATGACTTCTGGGTGTTCTGTGCATTCCTGCTGCCGGTTTTACTCACTATGCAGTTGATCAAACTACAAAATCCTAAAACCGCGGCGCTATGGGGACAGCTGATTGTCTTCATGGGTTCATTTTTGTTGGTCACCAACCCACCAGAATACGATTACAGCAGTTTCGTGAACGGTAACATCGCTAAAATTTGCGGTGTATTGCTGGCAGCCGTGGCATTTCAAATCCTGCGGCCAAGCTCTGATAAACGTAAAAGTCGCCGAATCGTTCGCGCTCTGCGGCTAGATTTTATGGATCAGATAAGCCGTCATCCTCAACAGGATGAAAGCCAGTTCGAGTCTCGGATTTATCATCGCATCAGCCAGCTTAATCAAAGCAAGGATGAACTATCGCGTATTTGGGTGCTGCGTTGGGGCGTCGTGTTACTTAACTGTAGCCATATAGTATGGCAACTGCGGGAATGGCAGACACGTTCCGATCCACTTTCTGCGGTGCGCGACGTTTGCATACACTGCTTGAAAGGGATTATGACGGAGAAAGGCGTTCAGCATGAGTCGCTCGATGGCACCTTAGCCGAACTGTTAAGGATCAGCGAGGTGTTATCTCGCCATCCGGATCAAAGCGGCCGTGATTTAGCCGGTCTGGTATGGCGCTTATATTGTTCTTTATCGCAGCTACAGCAAAGCGTGGTCTCTTCAGTGACAAGCAAGCCCTGA
- a CDS encoding DUF1289 domain-containing protein, protein MAQQLEFFDIPSPCRGICQTDDRGYCRGCMRSREERFDWMKLSDPQKRDVLRLCRQRFLRQRRNDNADQINPPEQPSLF, encoded by the coding sequence GTGGCCCAGCAGCTTGAGTTTTTTGATATTCCTAGCCCGTGTCGAGGTATATGCCAGACGGACGATCGGGGCTACTGTCGTGGCTGTATGCGTAGCCGAGAAGAACGGTTTGACTGGATGAAACTGAGCGATCCGCAAAAACGCGATGTGCTCCGTTTGTGCCGCCAACGATTTTTACGTCAGCGGCGCAACGATAATGCCGATCAAATCAATCCGCCGGAGCAGCCATCGTTGTTTTGA